The DNA window CGTCGCAACCCGACCGGCTGGTTTTTCGCCGACACCTGAGCTGAACCCACCATGAACAGCACGACCAAGCAGAGCATCACGCCCGAACTGCGGCAATGGATCATCGACCAGGCCAAGGCCGGTCGCAGCCCGGACGATGTCCTGAAGTCCATGATCGACAGCGGCTGGACCGAAGACGTCGCGATCGAGGCGCTCGAGGACACGCTGCAGGGCTTCCTGAAGGACCACGCGAAGGCGAACGGCCTGCCGGTGCCGGTGCCGGTGCCCGAGCCCGACCTGCTCGATTCGCCCGGCTCGGTGGTGGTCGACGGGCATGAGGTCAAGATCGTGATGACGATGCGCAACCCGCGCGTCGTCGTGTTCGGCGGG is part of the Fibrobacterota bacterium genome and encodes:
- a CDS encoding 2-oxoglutarate-dependent dioxygenase; protein product: MNSTTKQSITPELRQWIIDQAKAGRSPDDVLKSMIDSGWTEDVAIEALEDTLQGFLKDHAKANGLPVPVPVPEPDLLDSPGSVVVDGHEVKIVMTMRNPRVVVFGG